In one window of Saccharomyces paradoxus chromosome VII, complete sequence DNA:
- the GND2 gene encoding phosphogluconate dehydrogenase (decarboxylating) GND2 (6-phosphogluconate dehydrogenase (decarboxylating)~similar to YGR256W): protein MSKAVGDLGLVGLAVMGQNLILNAADHGFTVVAYNRTQSKVDRFLANEAKGKSIIGATSIEDLVAKLKKPRKIMLLIKAGAPVDILIRELVPHLDKGDIIIDGGNSHFPDTNRRYEELTKQGILFVGSGVSGGEDGARFGPSLMPGGSAEAWPHIKNIFQSIAAKSDGEPCCEWVGPAGSGHYVKMVHNGIEYGDMQLICEAYDIMKRIGRFTDKEISEVFDKWNTGVLDSFLIEITRDILKFDDVDGKPLVEKIMDTAGQKGTGKWTAINALDLGMPVTLIGEAVFSRCLSAIKDERKRASKLLAGPTVPKNAIHDRQQFVYDLEQALYASKIISYAQGFMLIREAARSYGWKLNNPAIALMWRGGCIIRSIFLAEITKAYRDDPDLENLLFNKFFASAVTKAQSGWRRSIALAATYGVPTPAFSTALAFYDGYRSERLPANLLQAQRDYFGAHTFRVLPECASAHLPVDKDIHINWTGHGGNISSSTYQA from the coding sequence ATGTCAAAGGCAGTAGGTGATTTAGGCTTGGTTGGTTTGGCCGTGATGGGCCAAAATTTGATCTTAAACGCAGCAGATCACGGATTTACCGTAGTTGCTTACAATAGGACACAATCAAAAGTAGATAGGTTTTTAGCTAATGAggcaaaaggaaaatcaaTAATTGGTGCAACTTCAATCGAAGACTTGGTTGCAAAACTAAAGAAACCTAGAAAGATTATGCTCTTGATCAAAGCCGGTGCCCCGGTCGACATTCTAATAAGGGAACTTGTACCACATCTGGATAAGGGCGACATTATCATTGACGGTGGTAATTCACATTTCCCAGACACTAACAGACGCTACGAAGAGCTGACCAAACAAGGCATTCTTTTTGTGGGTTCTGGAGTCTCAGGCGGTGAAGATGGTGCACGCTTCGGTCCATCTTTAATGCCTGGCGGGTCCGCAGAAGCTTGGCCGCACATCAAGAACATCTTCCAATCTATTGCTGCTAAATCGGATGGTGAGCCATGCTGCGAATGGGTGGGACCTGCTGGGTCTGGCCACTATGTGAAGATGGTACATAACGGTATTGAGTACGGTGATATGCAGTTGATTTGCGAGGCTTACGACATCATGAAACGAATTGGCCGGTTTACCGATAAAGAGATCAGCGAAGTGTTTGACAAGTGGAACACTGGTGTTTTAgattctttcttgattgaAATCACGAGAgacattttgaaattcGATGATGTTGACGGTAAGCCATTggtagaaaaaattatggaTACCGCTGGTCAAAAGGGCACTGGTAAATGGACTGCAATCAATGCCTTAGATTTAGGTATGCCGGTCACTTTAATCGGCGAGGCTGTTTTCTCTCGTTGTTTGTCAGCCATAAAAGACGAACGTAAAAGAGCTTCAAAACTTTTGGCAGGACCAACGGTGCCAAAAAATGCAATTCATGACAGACAACAATTTGTATACGATTTAGAGCAAGCATTGTATGCATCAAAGATTATTTCATATGCTCAAGGTTTTATGCTGATCCGGGAGGCCGCCAGATCATACGGGTGGAAATTGAACAATCCCGCCATTGCTCTAATGTGGAGAGGCGGCTGTATAATCAGATCTATCTTCTTAGCCGAAATCACGAAGGCCTATAGGGACGATCcagatttggaaaatttgttaTTCAACAAGTTTTTCGCTTCTGCAGTTACTAAGGCCCAATCTGGTTGGAGAAGGTCTATTGCTCTTGCTGCGACTTACGGTGTTCCAACTCCAGCTTTCTCTACTGCGTTAGCTTTTTATGACGGCTACAGATCTGAGAGGTTGCCAGCAAATCTGTTACAAGCTCAACGTGATTACTTTGGCGCTCATACCTTTAGAGTTTTACCCGAATGTGCTTCTGCCCATTTGCCGGTGGATAAGGATATTCATATCAACTGGACTGGACACGGAGGGAATATTTCTTCCTCCACCTACCAAGCTTGA
- the MTM1 gene encoding Mtm1p (Mitochondrial protein of the mitochondrial carrier family~similar to YGR257C), whose amino-acid sequence MSDRNTSNSLTLKERMLSAGTGSVLTSLILTPMDVVRIRLQQQQMIPDCSCDGPAEVSQAVSSGSKLKTFTNVRGQNLNNGKIFWESACFQELHCKNSSLKFNGTLEAFTKIASVEGITSLWRGISLTLLMAIPANMVYFSGYEYIRDVSPIASTYPTLNPLFCGAIARVFAATSIAPLELVKTKLQSIPRSSKSTKTWMMVKDLLDETRQEMKMVGPSRALFKGLEITLWRDVPFSAIYWSSYELCKEKLWLDSTQFAPKDANWIHFINSFASGCISGMIAAICTHPFDVGKTRWQISMMNNNDSRGSNRSRNMFKFLETIWRTEGLAALYTGLAARVIKIAPSCAIMISSYEISKKVFGNKLHQ is encoded by the coding sequence ATGAGTGATCGAAATACAAGTAACAGCCTGACCCTAAAAGAACGAATGCTAAGTGCTGGTACTGGATCAGTACTCacttctttgattttgacaCCAATGGACGTGGTGAGAATACGGCtacagcagcagcagatGATTCCCGACTGTTCATGCGATGGTCCTGCCGAAGTATCCCAAGCCGTTAGTTCAGGGTCGAAACTAAAAACATTTACCAATGTAAGAGGACAGAACTTGAACAACGGGAAAATATTTTGGGAGAGTGCTTGTTTTCAAGAACTGCACTGTAAAAATTCATCGTTGAAGTTCAACGGTACTTTGGAAGCATTCACGAAAATTGCCAGCGTCGAAGGTATAACAAGTTTATGGAGGGGTATTTCTTTAACCCTATTGATGGCTATTCCCGCTAACATGGTTTATTTTAGTGGTTATGAATACATAAGAGATGTTTCCCCTATAGCCTCGACGTACCCAACATTAAACCCCCTCTTTTGTGGAGCAATTGCGAGGGTATTTGCAGCAACAAGTATTGCACCTTTGGAATTAGTTAAAACTAAACTGCAAAGTATACCGAGATCATCAAAATCCACAAAAACATGGATGATGGTTAAAGATTTGTTAGACGAGACGAGgcaagaaatgaaaatggtagGTCCTTCTAGGGCCCTTTTCAAAGGTTTGGAGATCACTCTATGGAGAGACGTCCCGTTCAGCGCAATATATTGGAGTTCATATGAACTCTGTAAGGAAAAACTATGGCTGGATTCTACTCAATTTGCACCTAAGGATGCAAACTGGATTCATTTCATAAACAGTTTTGCCAGCGGTTGCATAAGCGGGATGATAGCTGCTATTTGTACGCACCCCTTTGACGTCGGTAAAACGAGATGGCAAATATCTATGATGAACAATAACGATTCGAGGGGTAGCAACAGGTCTAGAAACATGTTCAAATTTCTAGAGACTATATGGCGTACAGAAGGCCTTGCAGCCCTCTACACGGGCCTGGCTGCGAGAGTAATTAAGATAGCACCAAGTTGCGCGATTATGATATCTAGTTAtgaaatttccaaaaaagtATTTGGAAACAAATTGCATCAGTGA
- the RAD2 gene encoding ssDNA endodeoxyribonuclease RAD2 (Single-stranded DNA endonuclease~similar to YGR258C): protein MGVHSFWDIAGPTARPVRLESLEDKRMAVDASIWIYQFLKAVRDQEGNAVKNSHITGFFRRICKLLYFGIRPVFVFDGGVPVLKRETIRQRKERRQGKRDSAKSTARKLLALQLQNGSNDSAKNSTPNNGSSVQIFKPQDEWDLPDIPGFKYDREDARVDSTKTFERLMNSIDGDGLEDIDLDTINPASAEFEELPKATQYLILSSLRLKSRLRMGYSKEQLETIFPNSMDFSKFQIDMVKRRNFFTQKLINTTGFQDGGASKLNQEVINRISGQKNKEYKLTKTDNGWILGLGSNDGSDAQKAIVIDDKDSGALIKQLDGNAEDGDVLQWDDLQDGTFKIVRGEPSNKTTTPQKRSNRPEGEGWDSDECEWEEVELKPKSVKLIEDFSLKAARLPYMGQSVNSAGSKSFLDKRHDQASPIKNTPTTRINRISVEDDNDDDEDYLKQIEEIEMMEAVQLSKIEKKPESGDKSKIAESTTSNVEESRSPILQYGSLGAQPDRKQLHHVTNLNSTSESVLEKTSNTTIPEFRLPSELKEKGAVLTEGEQNLNFISHKIPQFDFNNKNSLLFQNEAKSNVAREATKEKPPIPEMPSWFSSTTSQPSYNPYSTTNFVEDKNARNKQESGAETTDNVNSYELLTGLNAAEILERETEIEEGSNDAKDNDDLEVLSDEVFEDVPTRFQISREVEDNDSGKVGSSDKEHREPLVFDYDFSENEEDNIVENMIKEQEEFDTFKNTTLSTSDGRNVAENAFMEDELFEQQMKDKRDSDEVTMDMIKEVQELLSRFGIPYITAPMEAEAQCAELLQLNLVDGIITDDSDVFLFGGTKIYKNMFHEKNYVEFYDAESILKLLGLDRKNMIELAQLLGSDYTNGLKGMGPVSSIEVIAEFGNLKNFKDWYNNGQFDKRKQEAENKFEKDLRKKLVNNEVILDDDFPSVMVYDAYMRPEVDHDTTPFVWGVPDLDMLRSFMKNQLGWPHEKSDEILIPLIRDVNKRKKKGKQKRINEFFPREYISGDKKLNTSKRISTATGKLKKRKL, encoded by the coding sequence ATGGGTGTTCATTCATTTTGGGATATTGCAGGTCCCACGGCTAGACCGGTGAGGTTGGAATCCCTAGAAGACAAGAGGATGGCAGTAGATGCCTCCATTTGGATATATCAGTTTTTGAAAGCCGTCCGTGATCAGGAGGGAAATGCGGTGAAGAATTCTCACATTACTGGGTTCTTCAGAAGAATTTGTAAGCTATTATACTTTGGAATCAGGCCGGTGTTCGTGTTTGACGGTGGTGTGCCCGTATTGAAAAGGGAAACTATACGGcaaaggaaagaaagaagacaaggaaaacgaGACAGTGCGAAATCTACCGCTAGAAAGCTGCTGGCTTTGCAATTGCAAAACGGCTCAAACGATAGCGCAAAAAATTCCACACCGAATAATGGCAGTAGTGTGCAGATCTTCAAACCTCAGGACGAATGGGATCTGCCCGATATACCGGGGTTTAAATACGACAGGGAAGATGCAAGAGTTGATTCTActaaaacttttgaaaggCTCATGAATTCGATAGATGGTGATGGATTGGAAGACATTGATCTGGACACCATAAATCCGGCATCGGCTGAGTTTGAGGAGCTGCCAAAGGCTACACAGTATTTGATATTATCGTCTTTGAGGCTGAAATCCAGACTGAGGATGGGATACTCGAAGGAGCAATTGGAAACCATTTTCCCAAATAGCatggatttttcaaaatttcaaatagATATGGTCAAAAGaaggaattttttcactcaGAAATTGATTAATACCACTGGGTTCCAGGATGGCGGAGCGTCTAAACTGAACCAGGAGGTGATCAATAGGATATCtggtcaaaaaaataaagagtaCAAGTTGACAAAGACTGATAATGGGTGGATTCTTGGGTTAGGGTCAAATGATGGTTCTGATGCCCAAAAGGCAATCGTAATAGACGATAAAGATTCAGGCGCCTTGATAAAGCAGTTAGATGGTAATGCTGAAGACGGCGACGTGCTCCAGTGGGATGACTTGCAGGATGGTACCTTTAAAATAGTGCGAGGTGAGCCTTCTAACAAGACGACAACTCCGCAGAAGAGGAGCAACCGACCGGAAGGTGAGGGATGGGATTCTGATGAATGTGAGTGGGAAGAAGTGGAACTCAAACCCAAGAGCGTCAAGTTgattgaagatttttctttgaaagcTGCAAGGCTACCTTACATGGGCCAATCCGTTAACAGTGCTGGCAGTAAATCGTTCTTGGACAAAAGACACGATCAGGCATCACCCATCAAAAACACTCCAACAACCAGAATTAACAGAATCAGCGTGGAAGACGACaatgacgacgatgaagatTACCTGAAACAAATTGAGGAAATTGAAATGATGGAGGCAGTGCAACTTTCTaagatagaaaagaaacccGAATCGGGCgacaaatcaaaaatcGCTGAGTCAACAACTTCAAATGTTGAAGAGTCTCGTTCACCGATATTGCAGTATGGATCACTTGGGGCACAACCGGACCGTAAGCAACTACATCATGTGACAAATTTGAATAGCACATCAGAATCAGTCCTTGAAAAGACCAGCAATACAACTATTCCGGAGTTTAGATTGCCGTCTGAgctgaaagagaaagggGCCGTTTTAACAGAAGGGGAgcaaaatttgaatttcatttctCACAAGATACCACAATTTGActtcaacaacaaaaattccctgctttttcaaaatgaagCTAAGAGTAATGTGGCCCGAGAGGCTACGAAGGAGAAGCCTCCAATTCCTGAAATGCCCAGCTGGTTTTCTTCTACTACCTCCCAGCCATCGTATAACCCTTATAGCACCACCAATTTTGTGGAAGACAAAAATGCGAGGAATAAACAAGAAAGTGGAGCTGAAACTACCGATAATGTGAATAGCTACGAACTTTTGACTGGCCTAAATGCTGCCGAAATATTAGAAAGAGAAACCGAGATTGAAGAGGGCTCAAATGACGCAAAAGATAATGATGACTTAGAAGTTTTATCAGATGAAGTATTTGAGGACGTTCCCACCAGGTTTCAGATATCGAGGGAAGTGGAGGATAATGATAGTGGAAAAGTCGGGTCTTCAGATAAGGAGCACAGAGAGCCTCTCGTATTTGATTATGACTTCTCTgagaatgaagaagataacatAGTAGAAAACATGATAAAGGAACAGGAAGAATTTGATACATTTAAAAACACAACTTTGTCGACTTCCGATGGAAGAAACGTGGCCGAGAATGCTTTTATGGAGGACGAATTATTCGAACAGCAGATGAAGGATAAAAGAGACTCCGATGAAGTGACTATGGATATGATCAAAGAAGTGCAAGAATTACTATCAAGATTTGGTATTCCATATATTACCGCACCTATGGAAGCTGAAGCACAGTGTGCGGAATTATTACAACTGAACCTTGTCGATGGTATAATTACCGATGATAGTGATGTCTTTTTATTTGGAGGtacaaaaatttacaaaaatatgtTCCATGAAAAGAACTATGTCGAGTTTTATGATGCAGAATCTATTTTAAAATTGTTGGGTTTGGATAGGAAGAATATGATTGAGTTGGCACAGCTTTTGGGGAGTGATTACACTAATGGATTGAAGGGTATGGGCCCTGTTTCGAGCATAGAAGTGATTGCGGAATTTGGAAACCtaaagaatttcaaagacTGGTATAATAATGGACAGTTTGATAAACGTAAGCAAGAGGCGGAaaacaaatttgaaaaagacttgagaaagaaattggtAAATAATGAAGTTATCTTGGACGATGATTTTCCGAGTGTCATGGTTTATGACGCGTACATGAGACCAGAAGTGGATCATGATACCACACCGTTTGTTTGGGGAGTGCCAGACCTAGATATGCTTCGTTCATTTATGAAGAATCAATTGGGTTGGCCACACGAAAAGTCCGATGAAATTCTCATTCCCTTGATTAGAGACGTTAATAAGCGTAAGAAAAAGggaaagcaaaaaagaatcaatgaattttttccaagGGAGTACATATCCGGTGATAAGAAGCTCAACACAAGCAAGAGGATTTCTACCGCAACAGgtaaattaaagaaaagaaagttgtGA